The proteins below are encoded in one region of Streptomyces marianii:
- the rimI gene encoding ribosomal protein S18-alanine N-acetyltransferase, with protein MSVPVLRGMRWWDIAPVLDLEYELFPEDAWSPGMFWSELAHARGPQATRHYVVAQDPAEGRIVGYAGLAAAGGLGDVQTIAVARDQWGTGLGARLLTDLLQHATAFECDEVLLEVRVDNTRAQKLYERFGFEPIGFRRGYYQPGNIDALVMRLHVHDAQGTGNHG; from the coding sequence GTGAGCGTCCCTGTCCTGCGCGGGATGCGCTGGTGGGACATCGCGCCGGTGCTGGACCTCGAGTACGAGCTGTTCCCGGAGGACGCCTGGTCCCCGGGGATGTTCTGGTCCGAGCTGGCGCACGCGCGCGGCCCGCAGGCGACGCGCCACTACGTGGTCGCCCAGGACCCGGCGGAGGGGCGGATCGTCGGCTACGCGGGCCTCGCGGCTGCCGGCGGACTCGGTGACGTCCAGACCATCGCCGTCGCCCGCGACCAGTGGGGCACGGGCCTCGGCGCCCGGCTCCTCACCGACCTGCTGCAGCACGCGACCGCCTTCGAGTGCGACGAGGTCCTGCTCGAAGTACGGGTGGACAACACCCGGGCCCAGAAGCTGTACGAGCGCTTCGGCTTCGAGCCGATCGGCTTCCGCCGCGGCTACTACCAGCCCGGCAACATCGACGCCCTCGTGATGCGGCTGCACGTACACGACGCACAAGGAACCGGAAACCATGGCTGA
- the tsaB gene encoding tRNA (adenosine(37)-N6)-threonylcarbamoyltransferase complex dimerization subunit type 1 TsaB, producing MLLLALDTATPAVTVALHDGDSVVAESTQVDARRHGELLLPSVDRVLASAGLKLEAVTGLVVGVGPGPYTGLRVGLVTAATFGSALGVPVHGLCTLDGLAYASGLEEPFVVATDARRKEVYWARYDGFRTRVGEPGVDRPAEIAEEVAGLPAVGAGALLYPEVFPHARGPEYQSAAALAALAAGKLAAGEELLPPRPLYLRRPDAQVPKNYKVVTPQ from the coding sequence GTGCTCTTGCTCGCCCTTGATACCGCCACGCCCGCCGTCACCGTCGCCCTCCACGACGGCGACTCCGTCGTCGCCGAGTCCACCCAGGTCGACGCCCGCCGGCACGGGGAGCTGCTGCTGCCCTCCGTCGACCGGGTCCTCGCCTCCGCCGGGCTGAAACTCGAAGCGGTCACCGGTCTCGTCGTCGGCGTCGGGCCCGGCCCGTACACCGGACTGCGCGTGGGCCTGGTCACCGCCGCCACCTTCGGCTCGGCACTCGGGGTGCCGGTCCACGGACTGTGCACGCTGGACGGGCTGGCGTACGCCTCCGGGCTGGAGGAGCCGTTCGTGGTCGCCACGGACGCGCGGCGCAAGGAGGTCTACTGGGCGCGGTACGACGGCTTCCGCACGAGGGTCGGCGAGCCCGGGGTCGACCGGCCCGCCGAGATCGCCGAGGAGGTCGCGGGGCTCCCCGCGGTCGGCGCCGGCGCCCTGTTGTACCCGGAGGTCTTCCCGCACGCCCGGGGCCCCGAGTACCAGTCGGCGGCCGCCCTCGCCGCGCTGGCCGCCGGGAAGCTGGCCGCGGGCGAGGAACTGCTGCCGCCGCGCCCGCTGTACCTGCGCCGGCCGGACGCCCAGGTGCCCAAGAACTACAAGGTGGTCACGCCGCAGTGA
- a CDS encoding L,D-transpeptidase, with translation MAGLTAAALAVVAFLAYQASANVPADLGKPAAAAPSARPSAAAEGPRKDPLAVPTGSGKGVRVVYSLAERRVWLVGAGQLTQTFPVAPSTVSPRPGTYEVTSRSGRIEGSDGVEIEHVVRFAKVDDVSIGFSAAVDGSMASPDPRRKTGGVRMKRADGDAMWTFATIGSKIVVVP, from the coding sequence GTGGCCGGGCTCACCGCCGCGGCCCTCGCCGTCGTCGCGTTCCTCGCCTACCAGGCTTCCGCGAACGTGCCGGCGGACCTGGGGAAGCCCGCCGCGGCCGCCCCCAGCGCCCGTCCCTCGGCGGCCGCCGAGGGCCCGCGGAAGGACCCGCTGGCCGTCCCCACGGGGTCCGGCAAGGGCGTGCGCGTCGTCTACTCGCTCGCCGAGCGCAGGGTCTGGCTGGTCGGCGCGGGGCAGCTCACCCAGACGTTCCCGGTCGCACCCAGCACGGTCAGCCCGCGGCCCGGCACATACGAGGTGACGTCGCGCAGCGGCCGGATCGAGGGTTCGGACGGCGTGGAGATCGAGCACGTCGTGCGGTTCGCCAAGGTCGACGACGTGTCGATCGGCTTCAGTGCCGCCGTGGACGGGTCGATGGCGAGCCCGGACCCGCGGAGGAAGACCGGCGGCGTACGCATGAAGCGGGCCGACGGCGACGCCATGTGGACGTTCGCGACGATCGGGTCGAAGATCGTCGTCGTGCCGTAG
- the tsaE gene encoding tRNA (adenosine(37)-N6)-threonylcarbamoyltransferase complex ATPase subunit type 1 TsaE, with translation MEAPHSPAAETAHPSAVRLTLISPEQTQELGRRLAKLLRPGDLVMLTGELGAGKTTLTRGLGEGLGVRGAVTSPTFVIARVHPSLVGGPALVHVDAYRLGGGLDEMEDLDLDVSLPESVVVVEWGDGKVEDLSEDRLHVVVHRVVGSTDDDRRQVTLTGVGPRWADAGLTGLSA, from the coding sequence ATGGAAGCACCGCACAGCCCGGCGGCTGAGACCGCTCACCCGTCCGCCGTCCGTCTGACCCTCATCTCGCCGGAGCAGACGCAGGAGCTGGGCCGCCGGCTCGCCAAGCTGCTGCGGCCCGGTGACCTCGTGATGCTCACCGGCGAGCTCGGCGCCGGCAAGACGACCCTGACACGGGGGCTCGGCGAGGGCCTGGGCGTGCGCGGCGCCGTCACTTCCCCGACCTTCGTGATCGCCCGGGTACACCCGTCCCTGGTCGGCGGACCCGCGCTGGTGCACGTGGACGCCTACCGGCTGGGCGGCGGGCTGGACGAGATGGAGGACCTCGACCTCGACGTGTCGCTGCCGGAGTCGGTCGTCGTCGTGGAGTGGGGCGACGGCAAGGTCGAGGACCTGTCGGAGGACCGCCTGCACGTGGTCGTCCACCGCGTCGTGGGCAGCACGGACGACGACCGCCGCCAGGTCACGCTCACCGGTGTCGGTCCGCGCTGGGCGGACGCCGGACTGACCGGGCTCAGCGCCTGA
- a CDS encoding alpha/beta fold hydrolase has protein sequence MSENSAGDVAAAVTDAATGNWRRAGVAGAAIGVIAAGAAAGVAMERMTVGRGMRRKARLALDASGPYGALRGTPGRAVADDGTALYFETDEVDPEAGGTAPRRRRLFGRKAPAPVTVVFCHGYCLNQDSWHFQRAALRGLVRTVHWDQRSHGRSGRGAAQTGPDGVPVSIDQLGRDLKAVVDEAAPEGPLVLVGHSMGGMTLMALAAAHPELIRERVVGAAFVGTSAGRLGEVNYGLPVAGVNVVRRVLPGVLRALGSQAELVERGRRATADLFAGLIKRYSFSSRDVDPAVARFAERMIEGTPIDVVAEFYPAFAEHDKAAALDVFQEVPVLVLAGDRDLVTPSSHSEAIADLLPDGELVIVPDAGHLVMLEHHEVVTDRLADLLVRVGAVPAAANVGTYGSTAQPGG, from the coding sequence GTGAGCGAGAACAGCGCGGGGGACGTGGCGGCGGCGGTGACCGACGCCGCCACGGGGAACTGGCGCCGGGCGGGTGTCGCCGGCGCCGCCATAGGGGTGATCGCCGCCGGTGCGGCGGCGGGCGTCGCGATGGAGCGGATGACCGTCGGCCGTGGCATGCGCCGGAAGGCCAGGCTCGCCCTGGACGCCTCGGGGCCGTACGGGGCGCTTCGCGGCACTCCGGGCAGGGCCGTCGCCGACGACGGCACGGCCCTGTACTTCGAGACGGACGAGGTGGACCCGGAGGCGGGCGGCACCGCGCCGCGCAGGCGCAGGTTGTTCGGCCGCAAGGCCCCCGCGCCGGTGACCGTCGTGTTCTGCCACGGCTACTGCCTCAACCAGGACTCCTGGCACTTCCAGCGGGCCGCGCTGCGCGGGCTGGTCCGTACCGTCCACTGGGACCAGCGCAGCCACGGCCGGTCGGGGCGGGGCGCCGCCCAGACCGGCCCGGACGGGGTGCCGGTCTCCATCGACCAGTTGGGCCGTGATCTGAAGGCGGTGGTCGACGAGGCCGCCCCGGAGGGGCCGCTGGTGCTGGTGGGCCATTCGATGGGCGGTATGACGCTGATGGCGCTGGCCGCCGCGCACCCGGAGCTGATCCGGGAGAGGGTCGTGGGCGCCGCGTTCGTCGGTACCTCGGCCGGTCGGCTCGGCGAGGTGAACTACGGCCTCCCGGTGGCGGGTGTGAACGTGGTGCGCCGGGTGCTGCCGGGGGTCCTGAGGGCGCTCGGCTCGCAGGCGGAGCTGGTGGAGCGGGGCCGGAGGGCGACGGCCGACCTCTTCGCCGGTCTGATCAAGCGCTACTCGTTCAGCTCCAGGGACGTGGACCCGGCGGTGGCCAGGTTCGCCGAGCGGATGATCGAGGGAACGCCGATCGACGTCGTCGCCGAGTTCTACCCGGCCTTCGCGGAGCACGACAAGGCGGCGGCGCTGGACGTCTTCCAGGAGGTCCCGGTGCTGGTGCTGGCCGGGGACCGAGACCTGGTCACTCCCAGCTCGCACAGCGAGGCGATCGCGGACCTGCTGCCGGACGGGGAACTGGTCATCGTCCCGGACGCGGGGCACCTGGTGATGCTGGAGCACCACGAGGTGGTCACCGACCGGCTGGCGGACCTGCTGGTGCGGGTCGGGGCGGTCCCGGCAGCGGCTAACGTTGGCACGTATGGAAGCACCGCACAGCCCGGCGGCTGA
- the alr gene encoding alanine racemase, which produces MTQNAPFRARAEIDLAALRANVRALRARAPRAALMAVVKSDAYGHGMVPCARAALAAGADWLGTATPEEALGLRAAGIGGRMMCWLWTPGGPWREAVEADLDVAVSGMWALREVTRAAAGAGRRARIQLKADTGLGRNGCPPADWAELVAAARAAEEAGTVRVTGLWSHFACADEPGHPSVAAQLSVFKDLVAYAEKEGIEPEVRHIANSAATLTLPESHFDLVRTGVAVYGISPSPELGTPADFGLRPVMTLRASVALVKRVPAGHGVGYGHHYVTGGETTLGLVPVGYADGIPRHASGRGPVLVGGEWRRVAGRVAMDQFVVDLGPEGKSVEEGAEAVLFGPGDRGEPTAQDWADAADTIAYEIVTRIGARVPRVHLHEGDGTASGD; this is translated from the coding sequence ATGACTCAGAACGCACCTTTCCGTGCCCGTGCCGAGATCGACCTCGCCGCGCTGCGCGCCAACGTCCGCGCACTGCGCGCGCGGGCGCCCCGCGCCGCCCTCATGGCCGTGGTCAAGTCGGACGCGTACGGGCACGGGATGGTGCCCTGCGCGCGAGCCGCCCTGGCCGCGGGTGCCGACTGGCTGGGCACCGCGACGCCGGAGGAGGCGCTCGGACTGCGGGCCGCCGGGATCGGCGGCCGAATGATGTGCTGGCTGTGGACGCCCGGAGGCCCCTGGCGCGAGGCGGTCGAGGCGGACCTGGACGTGGCGGTCAGCGGCATGTGGGCGCTGCGCGAGGTGACGAGGGCCGCCGCCGGGGCCGGCCGCCGCGCGAGGATCCAGCTCAAGGCGGACACGGGCCTCGGGCGCAACGGCTGCCCGCCGGCCGACTGGGCGGAACTGGTCGCGGCGGCCCGGGCCGCCGAGGAGGCGGGCACCGTCAGGGTCACCGGCCTCTGGTCGCACTTCGCCTGCGCCGACGAGCCCGGTCACCCTTCCGTCGCCGCCCAGCTGTCCGTCTTCAAGGACCTGGTGGCGTACGCGGAGAAGGAGGGCATCGAGCCGGAGGTGCGGCACATCGCCAACTCCGCGGCCACGCTGACCCTTCCGGAGAGCCACTTCGACCTGGTGCGCACGGGCGTCGCGGTGTACGGGATCTCGCCGAGCCCGGAGCTGGGCACGCCCGCCGACTTCGGGCTGCGCCCGGTGATGACGCTCAGGGCGTCGGTGGCGCTGGTGAAGCGCGTCCCCGCCGGACACGGCGTCGGTTACGGGCACCACTACGTCACCGGTGGCGAGACCACCCTCGGCCTGGTGCCGGTGGGGTACGCGGACGGCATTCCGAGGCACGCCTCCGGTCGCGGACCTGTGCTGGTCGGCGGCGAGTGGCGGCGGGTGGCCGGCCGGGTGGCGATGGACCAGTTCGTCGTCGACCTCGGTCCCGAGGGGAAGTCGGTCGAGGAGGGCGCCGAGGCGGTGCTGTTCGGCCCGGGCGACCGGGGCGAGCCGACCGCCCAGGACTGGGCGGACGCGGCGGACACGATCGCCTACGAGATCGTGACCCGGATCGGGGCGCGCGTCCCGCGTGTCCATCTCCACGAGGGCGACGGCACGGCATCCGGCGACTGA
- a CDS encoding NAD(P)H-hydrate dehydratase, producing MRHAYSVDTVRAAEAELMAELPEGALMQRAAAGVAAAVTGLLPRVSSARVVLLVGSGDNGGDALYAGARLARRGAGVSAVLLAPDRVHRGGLEALRAAGGRVAEDPFGVLAVADVVLDGITGIGGQGGLRPDAVPLARAARGSGATVVAVDLPSGVEADTGEVKGEALRADATVTFGTYKPGLLVDPAHEYVGAVRLVDIGLGPRLPSVPDLEALQHADVARLLPVPAAESDKYRRGVVGVVAGSARYPGAAVLAVAGAVHGGAGAVRYVGPGADAVIARFPEVLVHGWPPSRAGRVQSWVVGPGLGDGPGVAEVLESDVPVLVDADGLRGLDPDTLRARSAPTLLTPHAGEAAVLLGVERGEVEAARLGSVRALAAKYGATVLLKGSTTLVADADGRRPVRVNPTGTSWLATAGSGDVLSGLAGSLLAAGLEPLDAASAAAYLHGLAARLASRGAPVTAQDVAGAIPRAWRDTRTP from the coding sequence ATGCGTCATGCCTACAGCGTCGACACCGTAAGGGCCGCCGAGGCCGAACTGATGGCCGAGCTGCCGGAGGGTGCCCTCATGCAGCGGGCCGCCGCGGGGGTCGCCGCGGCGGTCACCGGACTGCTGCCCCGCGTCTCCAGCGCCCGGGTCGTCCTGCTCGTCGGCAGCGGCGACAACGGCGGCGACGCCCTGTACGCGGGCGCCCGGCTGGCCCGCCGCGGCGCCGGCGTGAGCGCGGTGCTGCTCGCCCCGGACCGCGTCCACCGCGGCGGGCTCGAGGCGCTGCGGGCCGCCGGGGGCCGGGTCGCCGAGGACCCTTTCGGAGTGCTCGCCGTCGCCGACGTCGTCCTCGACGGCATCACCGGCATCGGCGGCCAGGGCGGTCTGCGCCCGGACGCGGTCCCGCTCGCGCGGGCCGCGCGGGGCTCCGGCGCGACGGTCGTCGCCGTCGATCTGCCGAGCGGCGTAGAGGCGGACACCGGCGAGGTGAAGGGCGAGGCCCTGCGCGCCGACGCCACCGTCACCTTCGGCACCTACAAACCGGGCCTGCTCGTCGACCCGGCGCACGAGTACGTGGGTGCCGTGCGGCTCGTCGACATCGGTCTCGGTCCCCGGCTGCCGTCCGTACCGGACCTGGAGGCGCTGCAACACGCGGACGTGGCACGCCTGCTGCCGGTGCCCGCCGCCGAGAGCGACAAGTACCGTCGCGGGGTCGTCGGCGTCGTGGCCGGATCGGCCCGCTACCCGGGCGCCGCGGTGCTCGCCGTGGCGGGCGCGGTGCACGGCGGCGCCGGGGCCGTTCGGTACGTGGGGCCCGGGGCGGACGCGGTGATCGCCCGGTTCCCGGAGGTGCTGGTGCACGGCTGGCCGCCGTCCCGGGCGGGCCGGGTGCAGTCCTGGGTCGTCGGACCGGGCCTGGGCGACGGTCCGGGGGTGGCGGAGGTGCTGGAGTCCGACGTCCCGGTCCTGGTCGACGCCGACGGTCTCCGGGGCCTCGACCCGGACACGCTGCGGGCCCGCAGCGCCCCGACGCTGCTCACTCCGCACGCGGGCGAGGCGGCCGTGCTGCTCGGGGTGGAGCGCGGGGAGGTGGAGGCCGCGCGGCTCGGCTCCGTACGGGCGCTGGCCGCCAAGTACGGTGCCACGGTGCTGCTGAAGGGCTCCACGACGCTCGTGGCCGACGCGGACGGCCGTCGTCCGGTCAGGGTGAACCCGACGGGTACCTCCTGGCTCGCCACGGCCGGCAGCGGCGACGTGCTGTCGGGGCTCGCCGGCTCGCTTCTCGCGGCCGGCCTCGAACCGCTCGACGCCGCATCGGCCGCCGCGTACCTGCACGGCCTGGCGGCGCGGCTCGCCTCGCGGGGCGCCCCGGTCACCGCACAGGACGTGGCGGGGGCGATTCCCCGGGCCTGGCGCGACACGCGGACACCCTGA
- a CDS encoding holo-ACP synthase → MIIGVGIDVAEIDRFEEALRRTPAMADRLFLRSELFLPSGERRGIASLAARFAAKEAVAKSLGAPAGLLWTDCEVYVEDSGRPRLRVTGTVASAARERGVRSWHISLSHDAGVASAMVVAEG, encoded by the coding sequence ATGATCATTGGGGTGGGGATCGACGTCGCCGAGATCGACCGCTTCGAGGAGGCGCTGCGCCGGACACCTGCGATGGCCGACCGGCTCTTCCTGCGGAGCGAGCTGTTCCTCCCGAGCGGGGAACGGCGCGGAATCGCCTCCCTCGCGGCGCGCTTCGCCGCGAAGGAGGCGGTCGCCAAGTCGCTGGGTGCACCGGCAGGGCTGCTCTGGACGGACTGCGAGGTCTACGTGGAGGACTCCGGCAGGCCGCGCCTCCGGGTCACCGGCACGGTGGCGTCGGCGGCGCGGGAGCGGGGGGTGCGGTCGTGGCACATCTCGCTGAGCCATGACGCGGGGGTGGCGTCGGCGATGGTGGTCGCGGAGGGGTAG
- the glmS gene encoding glutamine--fructose-6-phosphate transaminase (isomerizing), which translates to MCGIVGYVGAQSALDVVIAGLKRLEYRGYDSAGVAVLSDGGLAAAKKAGKLLNLEKELTDRPLPSGSTGIGHTRWATHGGPTDANAHPHLDNAGRVAVVHNGIIENFAVLRAELAERGHDLASETDTEVVAHLLAEEFSSCGELAEAMRLVCRRLDGAFTLVAVHADEPDVVVGARRNSPLVVGVGDGEAFLASDVAAFIAHTRSAVELGQDQVVELRRDGVTVTDFHGAPAEVRSYHVDWDASAAEKGGYDYFMLKEIAEQPKAVADTLLGRIDAEGSLTLDEVRIPAAVLREAHKVVIVACGTAFHAGLIAKYAIEHWTRIPCEVELASEFRYRDPILDQRTLVIAISQSGETMDTLMALRHAREQGAKVLAICNTNGSTIPRESDAVLYTHAGPEVAVASTKAFLTQLVACYLVALYLGQVRGTKWGDEIRAVIRDLSQIATQVDQVLETMEPVRELARSLARKNTVLFLGRHVGYPVALEGALKLKELAYMHAEGFAAGELKHGPIALIENDLPVVVVVPSPRSRSVLHDKIVSNIQEIRARGARTIVIAEEGDAAVEAYADHLISIPQTPALLQPMVATVPLQVFACELATARGNEVDQPRNLAKSVTVE; encoded by the coding sequence ATGTGCGGAATCGTGGGTTACGTGGGAGCGCAGTCCGCGCTCGATGTCGTCATCGCCGGGCTCAAGCGGCTCGAATACCGGGGCTACGACTCGGCAGGCGTGGCCGTCCTCTCCGACGGAGGGCTGGCCGCGGCCAAGAAGGCCGGGAAGCTGCTCAACCTGGAGAAGGAACTCACCGACCGGCCGCTGCCGAGCGGTTCCACGGGCATCGGGCACACCCGGTGGGCCACCCACGGCGGCCCCACCGACGCCAACGCCCATCCGCACCTGGACAACGCCGGGCGCGTCGCCGTCGTCCACAACGGCATCATCGAGAACTTCGCCGTGCTGCGGGCCGAACTCGCCGAGCGCGGCCACGACCTGGCCTCCGAGACGGACACGGAGGTCGTGGCCCATCTGCTCGCCGAGGAGTTCTCGTCCTGCGGTGAACTCGCCGAGGCCATGCGGCTGGTGTGCCGGCGGCTGGACGGCGCGTTCACCCTGGTCGCGGTCCACGCGGACGAGCCCGACGTCGTCGTCGGCGCGCGGCGCAACTCCCCGCTCGTCGTCGGTGTCGGCGACGGTGAGGCGTTCCTGGCCTCGGACGTCGCCGCGTTCATCGCCCACACGCGCTCGGCCGTCGAGCTCGGGCAGGACCAGGTCGTCGAACTCCGGCGCGACGGCGTCACGGTGACCGATTTCCACGGCGCGCCCGCGGAGGTGCGCTCGTACCACGTGGACTGGGACGCCTCCGCCGCCGAGAAGGGCGGCTACGACTACTTCATGCTCAAGGAGATCGCCGAGCAGCCGAAGGCCGTCGCCGACACGCTTCTCGGGCGGATCGACGCGGAGGGCTCGCTCACGCTCGACGAGGTGCGTATCCCCGCCGCGGTGCTGCGGGAGGCGCACAAGGTGGTGATCGTGGCGTGCGGCACGGCGTTCCACGCCGGTCTCATCGCCAAGTACGCCATCGAGCACTGGACGCGGATCCCGTGCGAGGTGGAGCTGGCGAGCGAGTTCCGCTACCGCGACCCGATCCTCGACCAGCGCACCCTCGTCATCGCCATCTCGCAGTCCGGCGAGACCATGGACACGCTCATGGCGCTGCGCCACGCCCGCGAGCAGGGTGCGAAGGTCCTCGCCATCTGCAACACCAACGGCTCCACGATCCCGCGCGAGTCGGACGCCGTGCTCTACACGCACGCCGGGCCGGAGGTCGCCGTCGCCTCGACCAAGGCGTTCCTGACCCAGCTGGTGGCCTGCTACCTGGTCGCGCTGTACCTGGGGCAGGTGCGCGGCACCAAGTGGGGCGACGAGATCCGGGCCGTCATCCGGGACCTCTCGCAGATCGCCACCCAGGTGGACCAGGTCCTGGAGACCATGGAGCCGGTGCGCGAGCTCGCCCGTTCGCTGGCCCGCAAGAACACGGTGCTCTTCCTCGGCCGGCACGTCGGTTACCCGGTGGCCCTGGAGGGCGCGCTGAAGCTCAAGGAACTCGCCTACATGCACGCCGAGGGCTTCGCCGCCGGCGAGCTCAAGCACGGGCCCATCGCCCTGATCGAGAACGACCTGCCCGTGGTCGTCGTCGTGCCGTCGCCGCGCAGCCGTTCCGTGCTGCACGACAAGATCGTGTCCAACATCCAGGAGATCCGGGCCCGCGGCGCCCGCACCATCGTCATCGCCGAGGAGGGCGACGCGGCGGTCGAGGCGTACGCCGACCACCTGATCAGCATCCCGCAGACGCCGGCGCTGCTCCAGCCGATGGTCGCGACCGTCCCCCTCCAGGTCTTCGCCTGCGAACTCGCCACCGCCCGGGGCAACGAGGTGGACCAGCCGCGCAACCTGGCGAAGTCGGTCACCGTCGAATGA
- the coaA gene encoding type I pantothenate kinase — MITSPPRSRRGDRTEASPYVDLTREEWSALREKTPLPLTAAEVERLRGLGDVIDLDEVRDIYLPLSRLLNLYVGATANLRGALNTFLGEAGNGHGTQRGTPFVIGVAGSVAVGKSTVARLLQALLARWPEHPRVELVTTDGFLYPMKELRDRGLMSRKGFPESYDRRALTRFVADIKAGKDEVSAPVYSHLIYDIVPGERLTVRRPDILIVEGLNVLQPALPGKDGRTRVGLADYFDFSVYVDARPEDIERWYLNRFRKLRETAFQDPSSYFRRYTQVSEEEALDYARTMWRTINGVNLQENVAPTRGRATLVLRKGPDHKVQRLSLRKL; from the coding sequence GTGATCACTTCGCCGCCACGAAGCCGCAGGGGCGACCGGACCGAGGCGTCCCCGTATGTCGACCTGACCCGTGAGGAGTGGAGCGCCCTCCGCGAGAAGACGCCGCTGCCGCTGACCGCCGCCGAGGTCGAGCGGCTCCGCGGCCTCGGTGACGTCATCGACCTCGACGAGGTACGGGACATCTATCTGCCGCTGTCCCGGCTGCTCAACCTGTACGTCGGGGCCACCGCCAATCTCCGCGGCGCCCTCAACACCTTCCTCGGCGAGGCCGGCAACGGCCACGGTACCCAGCGCGGCACCCCGTTCGTCATAGGCGTCGCGGGCTCCGTCGCCGTCGGCAAGTCCACGGTGGCCCGGCTGCTGCAGGCGCTGCTCGCCCGCTGGCCCGAGCACCCGCGCGTCGAACTGGTCACCACCGACGGGTTCCTCTACCCGATGAAGGAGCTCCGGGACCGGGGGTTGATGTCGCGGAAGGGCTTCCCCGAGTCGTACGACCGCCGCGCCCTGACCCGTTTCGTCGCCGACATCAAGGCCGGCAAGGACGAGGTGTCCGCGCCCGTCTACTCGCACCTCATCTACGACATCGTCCCGGGCGAACGGCTGACCGTGCGCCGCCCCGACATCCTGATCGTCGAGGGCCTCAACGTCCTCCAGCCCGCCCTGCCCGGCAAGGACGGGCGCACCCGGGTCGGTCTCGCCGACTACTTCGACTTCTCCGTGTACGTGGACGCGCGTCCGGAGGACATCGAGCGCTGGTACCTCAACCGCTTCCGCAAGCTGCGCGAGACCGCGTTCCAGGACCCGTCCTCGTACTTTCGCAGGTACACCCAGGTCTCCGAGGAGGAGGCACTGGACTACGCGCGGACGATGTGGCGCACGATCAACGGCGTCAACCTCCAGGAGAACGTGGCCCCGACGCGCGGGCGCGCCACCCTGGTCCTGCGCAAGGGCCCCGACCACAAGGTCCAGCGGCTCTCCCTGCGCAAGCTCTGA
- a CDS encoding GntR family transcriptional regulator, translating into MSIDREGPVPPYQQIAAFLRERIESGAIPPGRRIPSLVELEAEFGVARDTLRKAVKVLKDEGLVETVTGMGVFVVDGKGTGA; encoded by the coding sequence ATGAGTATTGACCGGGAAGGCCCCGTGCCGCCGTATCAGCAGATCGCCGCGTTTCTGCGTGAGCGCATCGAGAGCGGCGCGATTCCCCCTGGGCGGCGCATTCCGAGCCTGGTCGAACTCGAAGCGGAATTCGGAGTGGCCAGGGACACCCTGCGCAAGGCGGTGAAGGTACTCAAGGACGAGGGCCTCGTCGAAACCGTGACGGGCATGGGCGTCTTCGTCGTGGACGGTAAAGGAACGGGCGCCTGA